One Ahaetulla prasina isolate Xishuangbanna chromosome 10, ASM2864084v1, whole genome shotgun sequence genomic region harbors:
- the LOC131204800 gene encoding schlafen-like protein 1: METDVIPEIVVEAIQEAGKVDQVPQAALEEAKAEEDNHSGQTQTYVLYIGNLNPKHASEDLGSMLKDILGMAGVTLQRYDIEVIKKRKQAYAYVQVATEISLEQVLKQLLLVSETEHNLSKELVQKGKNLVVGQGKKPASAPKTSRESDPMGSRSDGLLGGPSGPERRKPLANDNRANPIRKSIRYPWRLVDWPVTFVNSTHSDSAIVHKEIVGRECLFYGAFIGGETRNVEFKQGSGEYLTTTLKHHLRKYTCAFLNSEGGSLFVGVEDNGLVRGAKCDHKEEDRIRLLTDSLFKTFKPQVFPTAYTLSFIPVIKAEDTGIFLKVIRLSVHPPKPHAEPVLYETDQGEVYLRRDGSIQGPLSGSAIQEWCRQVTFRYCTSCIKCSGTYKPNSSCHTKK; the protein is encoded by the exons ATGGAAACAGACGTAATTCCAGAAATTGTAGTAGAAGCCATACAAGAAGCGGGCAAAGTAGATCAGGTTCCACAGGCAGCTTTGGAGGAAGCAAAAGCTGAAGAAGATAATCATTCTGGTCAGACCCAAACCTACGTCCTGTACATTGGAAACTTAAACCCCAAACATGCCAGTGAAGATCTGGGCAGTATGTTGAAGGACATCCTCGGTATGGCAGGTGTCACACTCCAAAGATACGATATTGAAGTCATCAAGAAACGTAAGCAAGCCTACGCTTACGTTCAGGTAGCCACAGAAATCAGCTTGGAGCAAGTCCTCAAACAACTCCTCCTTGTTTCGGAGACCGAACACAACCTCTCCAAAGAGCTtgtgcagaaggggaaaaatctTGTTGTGGGACAAGGCAAAAAGCCTGCATCTGCTCCCAAAACTAGCAGAGAG AGTGATCCCATGGGAAGCAGATCAGATGGTCTCCTAGGAGGACCGTCAGGGCCTGAGAGAAGGAAGCCACTGGCCAATGACAACAGAGCTAACCCCATCCGAAAAAGCATCCGTTACCCTTGGAGACTGGTCGATTGGCCAGTGACTTTTGTGAACAGCACCCACTCGGACAGTGCCATTGTCCATAAAGAGATTGTTGGGAGAGAATGCCTCTTCTACGGCGCTTTCATTGGTGGAGAGACGCGGAATGTGGAATTCAAGCAAGGCAGCGGAGAATACCTGACGACAACGCTAAAGCATCATTTGCGGAAGTACACCTGTGCTTTTCTCAACAGTGAAGGGGGTAGTCTCTTCGTGGGAGTTGAGGACAACGGCTTGGTGCGTGGCGCCAAGTGCGACCACAAGGAAGAAGACCGAATTCGCCTGCTGACGgattctctttttaaaaccttCAAGCCCCAGGTTTTCCCTACCGCCTACACGCTGAGCTTCATCCCAGTCATCAAAGCAGAAGACACAGGCATCTTTCTCAAAGTCATCCGGCTGAGCGTCCATCCTCCCAAGCCGCACGCAGAACCTGTCCTGTATGAAACAGATCAGGGGGAGGTGTACCTGAGGCGAGATGGCAGCATCCAAGGACCCCTCTCTGGAAGCGCTATCCAAGAGTGGTGCCGGCAGGTAACGTTCAGATATTGCACATCTTGTATAAAGTGCTCGGGGACGTACAAACCAAATTCTAGCTGTCACACAAAGAAGTAA
- the LOC131204480 gene encoding schlafen-like protein 1 — MGSRSDGLLGGPSGPERRKPLANDNRANPIRKSIRYPWRLVDWPVTFVNSTHSDSAIVHKEIVGRECLFYGAFIGGETRNVEFKQGSGEYLTTTLKHHLRKYTCAFLNSEGGSLFVGVEDNGLVRGAKCDHKEEDRIRLLTDSLFKTFKPQVFPTAYTLSFIPVIKAEDTGIFLKVIRLSVHPPKPHAEPVLYETDQGEVYLRRDGSIQGPLSGSAIQEWCRQKWTEEIKKLEVKIGDLLKEKENLQRQVRSQNNSTKCCVIL; from the exons ATGGGAAGCAGATCAGATGGTCTCCTAGGAGGACCGTCAGGGCCTGAGAGAAGGAAGCCACTGGCCAATGACAACAGAGCTAACCCCATCCGAAAAAGCATCCGTTACCCTTGGAGACTGGTCGATTGGCCAGTGACTTTTGTGAACAGCACCCACTCGGACAGTGCCATTGTCCATAAAGAGATTGTTGGGAGAGAATGCCTCTTCTACGGTGCTTTCATTGGTGGAGAGACGCGGAATGTGGAATTCAAGCAAGGCAGCGGAGAATACCTGACGACAACGCTAAAGCATCATTTGCGGAAGTACACCTGTGCTTTTCTCAACAGTGAAGGGGGCAGTCTCTTCGTGGGAGTTGAGGACAACGGCTTGGTGCGTGGCGCCAAGTGCGACCACAAGGAAGAAGACCGAATTCGCCTGCTGACGgattctctttttaaaaccttCAAGCCCCAGGTTTTCCCTACCGCCTACACGCTGAGCTTCATCCCAGTCATCAAAGCAGAAGACACAGGCATCTTTCTCAAAGTCATCCGGCTGAGCGTCCATCCTCCCAAGCCGCACGCAGAACCTGTCCTGTATGAAACAGATCAGGGGGAGGTGTACCTGAGGCGAGATGGCAGCATCCAAGGACCCCTCTCTGGAAGCGCTATCCAAGAGTGGTGCCGGCAG AAATGGACCGAGGAAATCAAGAAGCTGGAAGTGAAAATAGGCGACTTGctgaaggagaaagaaaaccTGCAACGGCAGGTACGTTCGCAGAATAACAGCACGAAATGCTGCGTCATCTTGTAA